Proteins found in one Candidatus Eremiobacteraceae bacterium genomic segment:
- the purB gene encoding adenylosuccinate lyase translates to MTSSYASPFSWRYGRPAMRELFSEETKRKMWRRLWLALAQAQAKAGLVTQAEIDDLRRFVDAVDIDAAHKIEAEIGHDLMAEVRVYASQAAVGGGKIHLGATSMDVEDNVETARLRTGLALLAGSVRELLALFAQRILEFADLPCMAYTHLQAAEPTTLGLRMSLWAQDVRFDYDDLRRLAVWLPAKGLRGAVGTSASYEVLLAGTGVTPEQIEHEVLAELGLTAVDVTGQTYPRKLDFTVLSALAGLAASCAKFAFDIRVLASSPFGELGEPFGKKQVGSSAMPFKRNPILCERICSLARLVSANAQTAWQNAADNLLERTLDDSANRRTVLPEAFLAADEIVQLALRVLRGLRVDERRIAQNLAAFGPFSGTEAVLMAAAKRGGDRQVLHESLRDASMKAYDALAQGQPNPLESLLSKDAQVARYVNPEELAALMDPRAHTGSASRRARAFAQSLRDLENV, encoded by the coding sequence GTGACCTCCTCGTACGCTTCGCCTTTTTCTTGGCGCTACGGCCGTCCGGCCATGCGCGAGTTATTCTCGGAAGAGACCAAGCGTAAGATGTGGCGGCGCCTCTGGTTGGCGCTCGCGCAAGCCCAAGCAAAGGCCGGACTCGTCACGCAAGCGGAGATCGATGATCTCCGCCGATTCGTCGATGCCGTCGACATCGACGCAGCCCACAAGATCGAAGCTGAGATCGGGCACGACCTCATGGCGGAAGTGCGCGTGTACGCCTCGCAGGCTGCGGTCGGCGGCGGGAAGATCCATTTAGGCGCCACGTCGATGGATGTCGAGGACAACGTCGAGACGGCGCGGCTGCGCACCGGACTCGCGCTCCTGGCAGGCAGCGTCCGTGAATTGCTCGCGCTTTTCGCGCAGCGCATCCTGGAGTTCGCCGATCTGCCGTGCATGGCGTACACGCACCTTCAGGCTGCCGAACCCACGACGCTTGGCTTGCGCATGAGCCTGTGGGCGCAAGACGTCCGCTTCGACTACGACGACTTGCGCCGGCTCGCGGTATGGCTGCCGGCAAAGGGCCTGCGCGGGGCCGTCGGAACGTCGGCCTCCTACGAAGTCCTACTCGCGGGCACCGGCGTCACGCCCGAACAGATCGAGCACGAGGTCCTTGCCGAACTTGGTTTGACCGCCGTCGACGTGACCGGCCAGACCTATCCGCGCAAACTGGACTTCACCGTGCTTTCCGCACTTGCCGGCCTCGCCGCATCGTGCGCAAAATTCGCCTTCGACATCCGCGTACTCGCGTCCAGCCCGTTCGGAGAGCTGGGTGAGCCGTTCGGCAAGAAGCAGGTCGGCTCGTCCGCGATGCCTTTCAAACGAAATCCAATCCTATGCGAGCGCATCTGCTCGCTTGCGCGGCTCGTGAGTGCAAACGCCCAGACTGCCTGGCAAAACGCCGCCGACAACCTTCTCGAACGCACGCTCGATGATTCCGCGAACCGGCGCACCGTGTTGCCGGAAGCGTTTCTTGCGGCCGATGAAATCGTGCAGCTCGCGCTGCGCGTGCTGCGAGGTCTTCGCGTCGACGAGCGCCGGATCGCGCAAAACCTGGCGGCGTTCGGCCCGTTCTCCGGCACCGAGGCGGTTCTGATGGCCGCTGCCAAACGCGGCGGCGATCGTCAAGTCCTCCACGAGTCGCTGCGCGACGCATCGATGAAGGCGTACGACGCATTGGCGCAAGGCCAACCAAATCCGCTCGAGTCGCTTTTGTCGAAAGACGCGCAGGTCGCGCGATACGTCAACCCGGAAGAACTCGCCGCACTGATGGACCCACGCGCACACACCGGATCGGCGTCCCGGCGCGCGCGTGCGTTCGCGCAATCGCTGCGTGACCTGGAGAACGTATGA
- a CDS encoding phosphoribosylaminoimidazolesuccinocarboxamide synthase, translating into MNKGAEVGRGKTKVLFEHPDRPDALVVVQQDQISAGDGAKRHVIEGKGRLAAITTARIYRLLNACAIPTHFLGGGEDEDLNEVLVRRCDMIPIEVVVRGVAAGSYLKRNPGVKAGAVLAPRLVEYFFKDDANHDPQFTAEQIIDAGIATTAELAQMTDLARLVFDVLAHAWRRQDVLLADLKVEFGRATTDDGAVEILLADVIDNDSWRIWPGGDQSRMLDKQIYRNMAAPTSDDLGVVKSKYEAVAEMVGTFQKSTGGFVGIIMGSASDSAHAERVAKALANLGVPSRKHVASAHKTPTFALQRVQQLDNMLGRVVYVTIAGRSNALSAFVDAATANPVIACPPVGTSFGGMDILSSLHLPSGIGSVLVLEPENAALAAAKILAVDDTVLYGRVLVTQWRNRLQVMEGDARLNAPSGSNGKA; encoded by the coding sequence ATGAACAAAGGGGCGGAAGTCGGCCGCGGCAAGACCAAAGTGCTTTTCGAGCATCCGGATCGACCCGATGCGCTTGTGGTGGTTCAACAAGACCAAATTTCGGCCGGAGACGGCGCGAAGCGCCACGTCATCGAAGGCAAAGGCCGCCTCGCCGCCATCACCACGGCGCGGATCTACCGCTTGCTCAACGCCTGCGCCATCCCCACTCACTTCCTCGGCGGCGGGGAAGATGAAGACCTCAATGAGGTGCTGGTGCGCCGCTGCGACATGATTCCTATCGAGGTCGTGGTGCGCGGCGTCGCCGCCGGCTCCTACCTCAAGAGAAATCCGGGCGTCAAAGCAGGCGCCGTGCTCGCGCCGCGCCTGGTCGAGTACTTCTTCAAAGACGACGCCAACCACGATCCGCAGTTCACAGCCGAGCAGATCATCGACGCCGGCATCGCCACCACAGCCGAACTCGCGCAGATGACCGATCTCGCTCGCCTCGTCTTCGACGTGCTCGCACACGCTTGGCGCCGCCAAGATGTGCTGCTCGCAGATCTGAAAGTGGAATTTGGCCGCGCCACCACCGACGACGGCGCTGTGGAGATCCTGTTGGCCGACGTCATCGACAACGACTCGTGGCGGATCTGGCCGGGCGGCGACCAATCGCGGATGCTCGACAAACAGATCTACCGGAACATGGCGGCTCCGACGTCCGACGACCTCGGCGTCGTGAAGTCTAAGTACGAAGCGGTCGCCGAGATGGTCGGCACGTTTCAAAAGAGCACCGGCGGCTTCGTCGGCATCATCATGGGATCCGCATCCGATTCCGCGCACGCCGAACGCGTCGCTAAGGCGCTCGCCAATCTAGGCGTGCCCTCGCGCAAGCACGTGGCATCCGCGCACAAGACGCCCACCTTTGCATTGCAGCGCGTGCAGCAGCTCGACAATATGCTCGGCCGAGTGGTCTATGTCACGATAGCCGGCCGAAGCAACGCGCTGTCCGCATTCGTCGACGCCGCCACGGCAAACCCAGTCATCGCATGCCCGCCGGTCGGCACTTCGTTCGGCGGCATGGACATTCTGTCGAGCCTGCATCTCCCGTCGGGCATCGGCAGCGTCCTCGTGCTCGAGCCGGAGAATGCCGCGCTCGCGGCGGCGAAGATCCTCGCCGTCGACGACACCGTCCTCTACGGCCGCGTGCTCGTCACGCAGTGGCGCAACCGCCTGCAGGTCATGGAGGGCGATGCGCGCCTCAACGCGCCCTCCGGTTCCAACGGCAAGGCGTAA
- the purL gene encoding phosphoribosylformylglycinamidine synthase subunit PurL: protein MSERALTFASESLSCEGSDADLERLARRESLALTPRELRQIRERIGRDPSRAEAHAFSIQWSEHCSYKSSRALLRKLPTKSRDVIVPVGEDAGILRAGDVNGVEYGVVVAHESHNHPSQVVPFEGAATGIGGIIRDVLCMGAEVVASADPLRFGPPDPGSHAAYVAAGAVDGIAGYGNAVGVPNIAGDVYFHESFTDNCLVNVVALGLVRTDRILHSRVPPGGADYDLVLVGKATDGSGFGGAAFASVVLDAAEAQSNKSAVQVPDPFLKNVIMRATAAVVDAVFAAGVAAGFKDLGAGGIMGSSSELCGAGGFGARIEIEAVPQAVDGLPPFVVACAETQERMLWAVPHEFTPTVLSIYNEGYTLPEVASGARAAVIGRVTEDKRYVVSAGGEAIIDLPIDVLTGPVHIDRAGADAVDRAHPKAIRDAAPAGQDRPENTLDVGRTLLAILAHPDVCSRRPLIEHYDTVVRGATVIPSGYADAGVIVIRRGGRAGIALSVDGNPRYGAIDAHLAAAHAVVESARNVAAVGALPIGLTDCLNYGNPEDPVAFAQLSEGIDGLAEAANALHLGAPGEPLPFVSGNVSLYNESSRGRAIAPSAIVACIGRVEDVGRVVTMQLTAAGNRLFLFGARQVNLGGSVIAAVGPFHNAELPAIDYTEANASILAVVKGVRSGTITAAHDISDGGLLACVAEMCMGGDAAGSIGAHINAAPIWAPDIDLAGALFGEAGGFVVEVSVDRIGAFEAACTASGARPIAIGSTGGNALIVEGLCDVVLSLAAQAWSTPLKELYA from the coding sequence GTGAGCGAGCGCGCATTGACGTTCGCATCGGAATCCCTATCGTGCGAAGGATCGGACGCCGATCTCGAGCGGCTCGCGCGCCGCGAATCTCTAGCGCTCACGCCGCGCGAGCTCAGGCAAATCCGCGAGCGCATCGGACGGGATCCATCGCGCGCGGAAGCGCATGCGTTTTCGATCCAGTGGAGCGAGCATTGTTCATACAAGAGCAGCCGCGCGCTCCTTCGTAAACTGCCCACGAAGAGCCGCGACGTCATCGTTCCGGTCGGGGAAGACGCCGGCATCCTGCGCGCCGGCGACGTGAACGGCGTGGAGTACGGCGTCGTGGTCGCGCACGAAAGCCACAATCATCCGTCCCAAGTGGTTCCGTTCGAAGGAGCCGCCACTGGAATCGGCGGCATTATTCGAGACGTCCTCTGCATGGGCGCCGAAGTCGTAGCAAGCGCCGATCCCCTGCGATTCGGGCCACCCGACCCCGGCTCGCACGCCGCGTACGTGGCAGCCGGCGCGGTGGACGGCATCGCAGGCTACGGCAACGCGGTGGGCGTGCCGAACATCGCGGGCGATGTCTACTTCCACGAATCGTTCACCGATAATTGCCTCGTCAATGTCGTCGCGCTGGGTCTCGTGCGGACGGACCGCATTTTGCACAGCCGCGTTCCGCCCGGAGGCGCCGACTACGATCTTGTGCTCGTCGGCAAAGCCACCGACGGGTCCGGTTTCGGCGGCGCCGCGTTCGCGTCCGTCGTGCTCGACGCGGCAGAGGCGCAGTCGAACAAGAGCGCCGTGCAAGTCCCCGATCCATTTCTCAAGAACGTCATCATGCGCGCGACGGCCGCGGTGGTCGACGCGGTCTTTGCAGCCGGCGTCGCCGCGGGGTTCAAAGATCTCGGCGCCGGCGGCATCATGGGAAGTTCGAGCGAGCTCTGCGGCGCCGGTGGATTCGGCGCGCGGATCGAGATCGAAGCGGTGCCGCAAGCCGTGGACGGCTTGCCGCCGTTTGTCGTGGCGTGCGCCGAAACGCAAGAGCGAATGCTCTGGGCGGTGCCGCACGAATTCACGCCCACGGTGCTCTCCATTTATAATGAGGGTTACACACTGCCCGAGGTGGCATCGGGCGCCCGTGCGGCGGTCATCGGCCGGGTCACTGAAGACAAGCGCTACGTCGTCTCTGCGGGCGGTGAAGCGATCATCGATCTGCCGATCGACGTCTTGACCGGTCCGGTCCACATCGATCGAGCCGGTGCAGATGCCGTCGACCGCGCGCACCCGAAAGCGATCCGCGACGCCGCTCCGGCCGGGCAAGACCGGCCGGAGAATACGCTTGACGTTGGCAGAACGTTGCTCGCGATTCTCGCACATCCCGATGTCTGCAGCCGCAGACCGCTCATCGAGCACTACGACACGGTGGTGCGCGGCGCGACGGTGATCCCTTCGGGATACGCCGACGCAGGCGTCATCGTGATCCGCCGCGGCGGTCGCGCGGGCATCGCGCTGTCGGTGGACGGCAATCCGCGCTACGGCGCGATCGATGCGCACCTCGCCGCCGCTCATGCGGTGGTAGAATCGGCGCGCAACGTGGCGGCGGTCGGTGCGCTCCCGATCGGCCTCACCGACTGCCTCAACTACGGCAATCCCGAAGATCCCGTCGCGTTCGCGCAACTCTCCGAAGGCATCGATGGGCTGGCTGAGGCTGCGAATGCGCTGCATCTCGGCGCGCCCGGCGAACCTTTGCCGTTCGTCAGCGGGAACGTCTCGCTCTACAATGAGTCGTCGAGAGGACGGGCCATCGCGCCGTCGGCGATCGTAGCGTGCATCGGCCGCGTCGAAGACGTCGGGCGCGTGGTCACCATGCAACTCACGGCTGCGGGGAACCGCCTCTTCCTTTTCGGAGCGCGACAGGTGAATCTGGGCGGCTCGGTGATCGCGGCGGTCGGCCCATTCCATAACGCCGAGCTGCCCGCCATCGATTATACCGAAGCGAATGCGTCCATTCTCGCCGTCGTCAAAGGGGTGCGCAGCGGAACGATCACAGCCGCCCACGACATCTCCGACGGTGGATTGCTCGCGTGCGTCGCGGAGATGTGCATGGGCGGCGACGCCGCGGGTTCGATCGGCGCGCACATAAATGCCGCGCCCATCTGGGCGCCAGACATCGATTTGGCGGGCGCTCTTTTCGGCGAAGCTGGCGGCTTTGTGGTGGAGGTGTCGGTCGATCGGATCGGCGCGTTCGAAGCTGCCTGCACCGCGTCCGGCGCTCGGCCGATTGCGATCGGGTCGACCGGAGGGAATGCGCTCATCGTGGAGGGTCTGTGCGACGTGGTGCTGTCGCTTGCCGCACAAGCGTGGTCAACGCCGCTCAAAGAACTGTATGCTTGA